Proteins encoded in a region of the Mucilaginibacter sabulilitoris genome:
- a CDS encoding SulP family inorganic anion transporter gives MKPYLRLFDFSQKINYKNEILAGLTVAMTMMPESLSFAILGGFPPLVGLYAAFIMGLITSIFGGRPGLVSGGAGATVVVLISLMKSHGIEYVFAAVALAGVFQILIGLFKLGKFIRLVPQPVMYGFVNGLAVIIFMAQLQQFKTIVGGHETWLTSTPLLIMAALVALTIGIVVLLPRITKAVPPSLVAIIVVFLIVLGFGIHTKTVRDIAAVSGGFPPFHVPLVSFNIDTLTVIFPYALIMAGVGLTEGLLTLNLVDEMTATRGNGNRECIAQGSANILNGFFFGMGGCPMIAQTLVNLSAGARARLSGIIASLTILVIILIGAPVIERVPMAALTGVMIMVAVGTFEWISFRIINKMPKQDVFVGILVALITIWLHNLALAVLIGVIISALVFAWESAKRIRARKYIDAAGIKHYEIYGPLFFGSVTAFHEKFDIAGDPDEVIIDFKDSRISDMSGIEALNKLTERYHKAGKKLHLKHLSEDCRLLLKNAGDIIDVNVIEDPYYHVATN, from the coding sequence ATGAAGCCTTATTTACGCTTGTTCGATTTTTCTCAAAAGATTAATTATAAAAACGAAATCCTGGCCGGCCTTACCGTAGCCATGACCATGATGCCAGAATCGCTGTCTTTCGCTATTCTTGGCGGTTTCCCTCCGCTTGTTGGCTTATATGCCGCGTTTATTATGGGGCTGATAACTTCTATATTCGGCGGCCGTCCGGGTCTGGTTTCAGGAGGAGCAGGTGCTACCGTTGTGGTTTTAATATCGCTGATGAAATCGCATGGTATTGAATATGTTTTTGCCGCCGTGGCCCTGGCTGGTGTATTTCAAATTTTAATAGGCTTGTTTAAATTGGGGAAGTTTATCCGCCTGGTTCCGCAGCCTGTTATGTATGGTTTTGTTAATGGTTTGGCAGTTATTATTTTCATGGCGCAACTGCAACAGTTTAAAACAATTGTTGGCGGGCACGAAACCTGGTTAACCAGTACACCACTCCTGATTATGGCTGCACTGGTTGCCCTAACTATTGGTATTGTTGTTTTATTGCCCCGTATTACCAAGGCCGTTCCCCCATCGTTAGTTGCCATAATTGTTGTTTTTTTGATTGTACTTGGTTTTGGAATCCATACCAAAACAGTAAGGGATATTGCAGCAGTAAGTGGCGGTTTTCCTCCTTTTCATGTGCCTTTGGTTTCTTTTAATATCGATACCTTAACAGTTATTTTCCCCTATGCGCTCATTATGGCGGGAGTAGGATTAACCGAGGGATTACTAACCCTGAACTTAGTGGATGAGATGACAGCTACCAGGGGTAACGGAAACAGGGAGTGTATAGCGCAGGGCAGCGCCAATATATTAAATGGATTTTTCTTTGGTATGGGAGGCTGCCCAATGATCGCGCAAACACTGGTTAATCTTTCTGCCGGGGCAAGGGCAAGACTGTCTGGCATTATTGCCTCATTAACCATACTTGTTATTATTTTAATTGGTGCTCCCGTTATAGAGCGTGTTCCTATGGCCGCATTAACCGGGGTAATGATCATGGTAGCCGTAGGCACATTTGAATGGATAAGCTTCCGGATTATTAATAAAATGCCTAAGCAGGATGTATTTGTAGGCATACTTGTAGCTCTGATAACTATATGGCTGCATAACCTTGCGTTGGCTGTACTGATTGGCGTTATCATTTCAGCATTGGTTTTTGCCTGGGAAAGCGCTAAGCGCATCAGAGCAAGGAAGTATATAGACGCCGCAGGGATAAAACACTATGAAATATATGGACCTTTGTTCTTTGGCTCGGTTACCGCGTTTCATGAAAAATTTGATATAGCCGGCGATCCTGATGAGGTGATCATTGATTTTAAAGATAGCCGCATCTCTGATATGTCTGGAATAGAGGCCCTGAATAAATTAACCGAAAGATATCACAAGGCGGGCAAAAAGCTTCACTTGAAGCATCTGAGTGAAGATTGCCGGTTGCTGCTTAAAAACGCGGGTGATATTATTGACGTGAATGTAATAGAGGATCCTTATTATCATGTTGCTACAAATTAA
- a CDS encoding DoxX family protein, producing the protein MNTLIWILQIILALLFLYSGAMKSTQDREKLMSLNQTGVANLSYASIRFIGITEILGAFGIILPLYLRVIPVLTPIAAVCFALIMVFAIRIHYKRGEFKQVAFNIIIFLIATWIALYRFI; encoded by the coding sequence ATGAACACGTTAATATGGATATTGCAGATAATTTTGGCTTTGTTGTTCCTTTACTCCGGGGCCATGAAATCAACACAAGACCGTGAAAAACTGATGAGTCTTAACCAAACCGGGGTGGCAAATCTTTCTTATGCCAGCATCAGATTTATTGGCATTACAGAGATACTGGGAGCCTTTGGCATTATATTGCCGCTCTATCTTCGGGTTATCCCGGTACTTACACCGATAGCTGCCGTGTGTTTTGCCCTTATTATGGTATTTGCTATTCGCATACATTATAAAAGAGGCGAATTCAAGCAGGTAGCATTTAATATTATTATTTTTTTAATAGCAACCTGGATAGCTCTCTACAGATTTATTTAA
- a CDS encoding Crp/Fnr family transcriptional regulator: protein MEDFFNSIAQLTRLTDEGRDELAAIINIKKVNKGDILVRENTICNYVYYIKQGLTRTFYYKDGKDVTDWISMDGDFATSIVSFISRKPDRRIIEALENSTLYALHHDKLEELYSQYHDLERLGRLLINNGLIQMQQRFDDLHFTTAKERYTQLMLTRPNLIQRVPLGHVASFLGVTQETLSRIRSQA from the coding sequence ATGGAGGATTTCTTTAATTCCATTGCGCAATTAACCCGGTTAACGGATGAAGGAAGAGACGAGCTTGCTGCTATCATTAACATAAAAAAGGTTAATAAGGGAGATATACTGGTAAGGGAAAATACCATATGTAACTATGTTTATTATATAAAGCAGGGGCTTACGCGCACCTTTTATTATAAAGATGGGAAAGATGTTACAGATTGGATAAGCATGGACGGCGACTTTGCGACTTCAATAGTTAGCTTCATATCCAGAAAACCCGACAGACGCATCATTGAAGCGCTTGAAAACAGCACCTTGTACGCGCTGCATCATGATAAATTAGAAGAGCTTTATTCGCAATACCACGACCTGGAACGTTTAGGGAGATTATTAATAAACAATGGCCTTATACAAATGCAGCAGCGATTTGATGATCTGCATTTTACCACCGCCAAAGAGCGTTACACTCAGTTAATGTTAACCCGGCCAAACCTGATACAACGGGTTCCCTTAGGGCACGTTGCTTCGTTTCTTGGGGTAACTCAAGAAACTTTAAGCAGGATACGCAGCCAGGCTTAA